A stretch of Geobacter sp. DNA encodes these proteins:
- a CDS encoding amidotransferase, with translation MKVHVLQHVPFEGIGSMAQWLEDQSADVSYTRFFEDHALPQAKDFDLIIVMGGPMSVNDDACLPWLRPEKQFIRNAIDQNIPVLGVCLGAQLIASALGARVYSNPQKEIGWFQVEATPSVTNTFRFPEKCIVFHWHGETFDLPSGAVRLAKSSVCENQAFQIGQNVLGLQFHLETTPDSVQAILDNCSKELISVPCIQTASEIKRVSNTMYAEINSLMGEVLSYVTRGYKL, from the coding sequence ATGAAAGTTCACGTACTTCAACATGTACCGTTCGAAGGCATTGGCAGCATGGCTCAGTGGCTGGAAGATCAGAGTGCCGATGTCAGCTATACTCGTTTCTTCGAGGATCATGCTCTGCCACAAGCAAAAGATTTCGATCTCATCATTGTGATGGGCGGTCCCATGAGCGTAAATGACGATGCCTGCCTGCCATGGCTTAGACCGGAAAAACAGTTTATTCGTAATGCAATTGACCAAAACATCCCAGTTCTTGGAGTTTGCCTTGGGGCACAACTCATTGCCAGCGCACTTGGAGCGCGTGTTTATAGTAATCCTCAAAAAGAAATCGGCTGGTTTCAGGTTGAAGCCACGCCAAGTGTGACGAATACGTTCCGCTTCCCAGAAAAATGCATTGTTTTTCACTGGCACGGTGAGACATTCGACCTTCCTTCCGGGGCTGTCCGCCTTGCAAAAAGCTCCGTATGTGAAAACCAGGCCTTTCAAATCGGGCAGAATGTCCTCGGGTTGCAGTTCCATCTCGAAACAACCCCGGATAGTGTTCAGGCAATCCTGGACAACTGCAGCAAAGAGCTGATTTCGGTCCCTTGTATCCAGACTGCATCTGAAATCAAGAGGGTAAGCAATACAATGTATGCTGAGATTAATAGTCTTATGGGGGAAGTGCTTTCCTATGTCACCCGCGGTTACAAATTGTGA
- a CDS encoding ammonia-forming cytochrome c nitrite reductase subunit c552 — MQKKYAKRCAVLVILATTIIWAGCSPKKVEPMKTVTIEDGTVDPAEWGKVYPLQYKLWRQTGEPTPAGKSKYKKGYDVGEDRRDKLDEYPFLALLYNGWGFGTEYREPRGHFFMVQDQLEVDPGRVKAGGSCLTCKTPYAPMLEKQMGKAYFSTPYKEVLARLPKDQQTLGVACIDCHDNRGMALKISRGFTLGKALKKIGMDEAQLTLQEKRTLVCAQCHVSYMIPKDKEMHSTDVVFPWQGSKVGNISIENIIAEIKSSPANAEWTQSVTGFKLGFIRHPEYELFSNNSPHWANGVSCADCHMPTVTRDGQKISDHRIMSPLKNDLVACAACHSETPQLLRDKIFAIQDNTMNVYLKAGYSTATDAKLFEIANKAEASGKKIDRALYAQAKEQYEQAFYRLIFIGAENSNGFHNPKESMRVLNDSAKYAASADALLRKLLAQAGEKVPESIDLELSKYTNNRGAKKIMFRPEHEIKSPEIK; from the coding sequence ATGCAAAAAAAGTACGCTAAGAGATGCGCCGTGCTGGTTATTCTGGCCACCACAATAATCTGGGCAGGATGCTCGCCGAAGAAGGTGGAGCCGATGAAGACGGTTACGATTGAAGACGGCACAGTTGATCCGGCCGAGTGGGGTAAGGTATATCCGCTCCAATATAAACTCTGGCGTCAGACGGGCGAACCGACCCCGGCCGGCAAGAGCAAATACAAGAAGGGCTACGATGTCGGTGAGGACCGTCGTGACAAGCTCGACGAATACCCGTTTCTGGCGTTGCTCTACAACGGTTGGGGCTTTGGCACCGAATACCGCGAACCTCGTGGGCACTTCTTCATGGTTCAGGACCAGCTTGAAGTCGACCCTGGCCGAGTAAAAGCCGGGGGCTCATGCCTGACGTGCAAAACACCCTATGCGCCAATGCTAGAGAAACAGATGGGGAAGGCCTACTTCTCAACCCCATACAAGGAAGTATTGGCAAGACTCCCTAAAGACCAACAGACTCTTGGAGTCGCCTGTATTGATTGCCACGACAACAGAGGGATGGCTCTCAAGATTTCCCGTGGTTTTACGCTGGGAAAGGCACTCAAGAAAATCGGCATGGACGAGGCACAGCTCACCTTGCAGGAAAAGCGGACCCTGGTCTGTGCCCAGTGCCATGTCAGCTACATGATCCCCAAGGACAAGGAGATGCATTCGACGGACGTTGTCTTTCCCTGGCAGGGCAGCAAGGTCGGTAATATCAGCATTGAAAACATAATTGCCGAGATCAAGAGTTCTCCAGCAAATGCTGAGTGGACACAGAGCGTGACCGGCTTCAAGTTGGGTTTCATTCGTCACCCCGAGTATGAACTCTTCTCCAACAACAGCCCGCATTGGGCCAACGGTGTCAGCTGTGCGGATTGCCATATGCCGACCGTTACAAGGGATGGCCAGAAGATTTCGGACCACAGGATCATGAGTCCGCTGAAAAATGATCTGGTTGCCTGTGCGGCCTGTCATAGCGAGACACCGCAACTGCTCCGCGACAAGATCTTTGCTATCCAGGACAACACCATGAACGTGTATCTGAAGGCAGGCTACTCAACGGCAACCGACGCCAAGCTGTTCGAGATAGCGAACAAGGCCGAGGCATCCGGTAAAAAGATCGACAGGGCTCTCTACGCTCAGGCAAAAGAGCAGTACGAACAGGCCTTCTATCGGCTTATATTCATAGGTGCTGAGAACTCTAACGGTTTCCACAACCCAAAGGAATCAATGCGTGTTTTGAACGATTCGGCAAAATATGCCGCTTCTGCCGATGCGCTACTTCGCAAGCTGCTTGCGCAGGCCGGAGAAAAGGTGCCTGAATCAATCGACCTGGAACTCTCAAAGTACACCAACAACCGGGGCGCGAAAAAGATCATGTTCAGACCCGAGCATGAGATCAAGTCTCCTGAAATTAAATAA
- a CDS encoding NarK family nitrate/nitrite MFS transporter, translating to MSSRVITEWNPENKEFWEKEGKRIATRNLWISIPALFLAFAVWMVWSVVVVNLTTIGFTFDPNKLFWLAALPGLTGATLRIFYSFMVPIFGGRKWTTISTASLLIPAIGIGFAVRDPSTSYTTMLILALLCGFGGGNFASSMANISFFYPKAQKGTALGLNAGLGNLGVSAMQFLVPLVITTGMFSALCGDPQICVIKGQTTSIWMQNAGFVWVPLILTSTIAAWFGMNDIASAKASFKEQSIIFKRRHNWIMCWLYLGTFGSFIGYSAGLPLLIKSQFPAENPTQYAFLGPLVGALARPLGGWVADKLGGARVTLWNFIVMAAAVFGVLFFLPHGGVGGDFWGFLALFILLFFTTGIGNGSTFRMIPVIFLTERQRDAQGKDTEAQEQAFKDAGKEAAAVLGFTSAFAAYGAFFIPKGFGTSIAATGGPQAALYGFVFFYVTCIITTWWYYSRKNAEMPC from the coding sequence ATGTCCTCTCGCGTAATTACAGAATGGAACCCGGAAAACAAAGAATTCTGGGAGAAGGAAGGGAAAAGGATTGCTACCCGCAACCTGTGGATATCGATTCCTGCCCTGTTTCTGGCCTTTGCGGTCTGGATGGTCTGGAGTGTGGTTGTTGTCAATCTCACCACCATCGGGTTTACATTCGATCCAAACAAGCTGTTCTGGCTGGCGGCTCTTCCCGGACTGACGGGCGCTACTCTACGAATTTTCTACTCTTTCATGGTCCCGATTTTTGGCGGTCGAAAATGGACCACTATCAGCACGGCATCCCTCCTGATCCCAGCCATTGGCATCGGTTTTGCCGTGCGCGATCCGAGCACCAGTTATACCACCATGCTGATTCTGGCTCTGCTGTGCGGCTTCGGTGGTGGCAATTTCGCGTCGAGCATGGCAAATATCAGTTTTTTCTACCCCAAGGCGCAAAAAGGAACCGCATTGGGCCTGAACGCCGGCCTGGGAAACCTGGGAGTAAGCGCCATGCAGTTTCTGGTGCCACTGGTGATAACCACCGGCATGTTCAGCGCTCTGTGTGGTGACCCGCAGATATGCGTGATCAAGGGGCAAACGACATCAATCTGGATGCAAAACGCCGGCTTTGTCTGGGTCCCGCTGATTCTCACATCCACCATTGCGGCATGGTTCGGTATGAATGATATCGCCAGCGCCAAGGCATCATTTAAGGAACAATCGATCATATTCAAGCGCAGACACAATTGGATCATGTGTTGGCTCTACTTGGGAACATTCGGTTCGTTCATCGGTTACTCTGCGGGTCTGCCGCTCCTGATCAAGTCTCAGTTTCCGGCTGAAAACCCCACCCAGTACGCTTTTCTCGGCCCCCTCGTCGGTGCGTTGGCCAGGCCGCTGGGAGGCTGGGTGGCTGATAAACTGGGCGGCGCGCGGGTAACTTTATGGAATTTTATCGTCATGGCGGCAGCGGTTTTCGGAGTGCTCTTCTTTCTGCCTCATGGGGGCGTGGGCGGCGATTTCTGGGGTTTCCTCGCCCTGTTCATCCTTTTGTTCTTCACAACCGGAATTGGTAACGGTTCCACCTTCCGTATGATTCCGGTCATCTTTCTCACCGAGCGGCAGCGAGATGCGCAGGGCAAGGATACGGAGGCTCAGGAGCAAGCCTTCAAGGATGCCGGTAAGGAAGCGGCGGCAGTGCTTGGATTTACCTCTGCTTTTGCGGCCTACGGAGCCTTCTTCATCCCCAAGGGATTCGGTACTTCAATTGCCGCGACCGGCGGACCACAAGCGGCACTGTACGGATTTGTCTTCTTTTACGTAACCTGCATCATCACGACCTGGTGGTATTACTCTCGAAAAAACGCCGAGATGCCCTGTTGA